In a single window of the Acidobacteriota bacterium genome:
- the nhaA gene encoding Na+/H+ antiporter NhaA, protein MAAALLLLGTVAALAWANSLVGDTYATFWHTEVAVRLGGAELSLSLHHLVNDGLMTFFFFIVGLEVKRELVLGELADRRRAVVPILAAVMGLIVPALVYVLINRGTEAASAWGMVISTDTAFLLGVLALLGRGCPIPLRVFLLALAVVDDIGALAAIAIFYTDTLHFGYLALAAAGVVLMLGLRWVNVWRGPPYLVLAVASWIVLYMSGVHATLLGVAIALITPAYRVRRQEVAEVRRLTHTYLQHPHPGHAHAARLSIERSVPVGERLQALWRPWIDYVFVPLFAVANAGVVLGGDALTSAAASPVTLGVIAGLVLGKPVGILLGCALAVGFRLGELPPGLTRLQLAGGAVLTGIGFTISLLIVGRAIPDPALADQARVGILVASLLAGVLGFSLLWLAARRVPQVQAESMTLQPPVDVARDHLRGPAHAPLTLVGFGDFRAPFQGWGAIAELSERFGDRLRYVFRHAPPSEQYAHLAAEASEAAGAQGRFWEMHDRLFQHAGPLDAADLLDHATALGLDVPRFAREVGSGQHRRRVDEDLASARASGVDASRSYFVNGRRHTGAHDAQSLAAALLATSGESAVASPAAQTAPPRPPRVDAWNPRDELTHLPEDMAETPNVVVEQARLTDAQLERIAKVAQRRRIDRGDVLCRPGDAEVALYVVLSGAVATIGDDGTTTQRVVRVHHARRSFVAPDLQRRQRILWAVIVIRAGEVLRVPAERLHSLLVGDPELRDLLARAFLLREAMSSESTRDEPSTPGGVTP, encoded by the coding sequence ATGGCTGCGGCTCTCCTGCTGCTGGGCACCGTGGCCGCCCTGGCCTGGGCGAATTCGCTCGTGGGCGACACCTACGCGACGTTCTGGCACACCGAGGTCGCGGTGCGCCTGGGCGGTGCCGAGCTGTCGCTGAGTCTGCACCACCTGGTCAACGACGGCCTGATGACGTTCTTCTTCTTCATCGTCGGCCTGGAGGTGAAGCGGGAACTGGTGCTGGGCGAATTGGCTGACAGGCGACGGGCGGTGGTGCCGATCCTGGCCGCCGTCATGGGCCTGATCGTGCCGGCGCTGGTGTATGTGCTGATCAACCGGGGCACCGAGGCCGCCTCCGCCTGGGGCATGGTGATCTCCACCGACACGGCCTTCCTGCTCGGGGTCCTCGCACTCCTCGGGCGGGGTTGCCCCATCCCGTTGCGCGTCTTTCTGCTGGCGCTCGCCGTCGTCGACGATATCGGCGCGCTGGCCGCGATCGCCATCTTCTACACCGACACCCTGCACTTCGGATACCTGGCGCTCGCCGCGGCGGGCGTGGTGCTCATGCTGGGCCTGCGGTGGGTCAACGTGTGGCGGGGGCCGCCCTATCTGGTGCTTGCAGTCGCATCGTGGATCGTGTTGTACATGAGCGGCGTCCACGCCACGCTGCTGGGCGTGGCCATCGCGCTGATTACGCCTGCCTACCGGGTCCGGCGGCAAGAGGTCGCGGAGGTCAGGCGGCTGACCCACACGTATCTGCAACACCCGCATCCCGGCCATGCCCACGCGGCGCGCTTGTCGATCGAGCGATCGGTGCCGGTGGGCGAACGACTGCAGGCGTTGTGGCGGCCGTGGATCGACTACGTCTTCGTCCCGTTGTTCGCCGTCGCGAATGCCGGCGTCGTGCTGGGTGGTGACGCGCTGACGTCGGCCGCGGCGTCCCCAGTCACGCTGGGGGTCATCGCCGGGCTCGTGCTGGGAAAGCCGGTCGGCATCCTGCTGGGCTGCGCCCTGGCCGTGGGCTTCAGGCTGGGCGAGCTTCCCCCGGGCCTGACCAGACTGCAACTGGCAGGTGGGGCCGTTCTGACCGGCATCGGGTTCACGATCTCGCTGCTGATCGTCGGGCGCGCGATCCCCGACCCGGCGCTCGCCGACCAGGCGCGCGTCGGGATTCTCGTGGCGTCGCTGCTGGCGGGCGTGCTGGGGTTCTCGCTGCTGTGGCTGGCGGCGCGCCGCGTGCCACAGGTGCAGGCGGAATCGATGACACTGCAGCCGCCGGTCGACGTCGCACGTGACCATCTCCGCGGACCGGCGCACGCGCCGCTCACCCTGGTTGGCTTTGGTGACTTCCGGGCACCGTTCCAGGGCTGGGGAGCCATCGCCGAGTTGAGCGAACGATTCGGCGACCGGCTGCGCTATGTCTTTCGCCATGCCCCGCCCTCCGAGCAGTACGCGCACCTGGCGGCCGAAGCGTCCGAAGCCGCAGGTGCACAGGGCCGGTTCTGGGAGATGCACGACCGGCTGTTCCAGCACGCAGGACCGCTCGACGCCGCCGATCTCCTCGACCACGCCACGGCGCTGGGGCTTGACGTGCCCCGGTTCGCGAGAGAGGTGGGCTCAGGCCAGCACCGGCGCAGGGTCGACGAGGACCTCGCGTCGGCTCGTGCCAGCGGCGTCGATGCGTCTCGCAGCTACTTCGTCAACGGGCGGCGTCACACCGGGGCCCACGACGCCCAGTCGCTGGCCGCCGCGTTGCTGGCGACCTCCGGCGAGTCTGCGGTCGCCTCACCAGCGGCGCAGACAGCGCCGCCACGTCCCCCCCGTGTGGACGCCTGGAATCCCCGGGACGAGCTGACGCACCTGCCGGAGGACATGGCGGAAACGCCCAACGTCGTCGTCGAACAGGCGCGGTTGACCGACGCACAACTGGAGCGCATCGCGAAAGTGGCGCAGCGGCGCCGCATCGACCGCGGTGATGTCCTGTGTCGGCCCGGCGATGCCGAGGTCGCCCTCTACGTCGTTCTCTCCGGGGCCGTGGCGACGATCGGCGACGACGGTACGACCACCCAGCGGGTGGTTCGCGTGCATCACGCACGACGCTCCTTCGTGGCGCCTGATCTGCAGCGCAGACAGCGCATCCTGTGGGCGGTCATCGTCATTCGCGCGGGCGAGGTGCTGCGCGTGCCCGCCGAACGCCTGCACTCGCTGCTCGTTGGTGACCCCGAGTTGCGCGACCTGCTGGCGCGCGCCTTTCTGCTTCGGGAAGCCATGAGCTCGGAGTCCACGCGCGACGAGCCATCCACACCGGGAGGCGTCACGCCATGA
- a CDS encoding M20/M25/M40 family metallo-hydrolase, protein MQTRRVLGIASALVLTLVSGAALRAQPASISAERVDQDVLWKIRREAHEHSQILKTLHVLTDVYGPRLTGSPNLRAAQDWLLRQATTWGLKNAHLEPWSFGHPGWANERTAVFLTSPVKDSLVVEPLAWTPGTPGTVTASALLIEVPASPTQAELDAALDALRGTLKGRAVLVGRPASPGVAFNPVAKRRDDADVRAQLSGSGGAFGPPRAAATPRPGALTSIETDNQVNAFLVAEGAALRLNDAGFEHGRIRAFNNRTFDVSRAVPTIVVRNEDYGRIARLLDGGRSVELEATIVNTVHPEGSTQYTVVAEIPGTDKAREVVLLGGHLDSWHAATGATDNAIGSAVMLEAIRILQAVGAKPRRTIRVVLWSGEEQGLLGSQAYVAEHYGSFENPKPEFEHFNGYFNVDMGTGKARSLTVFGPPETAAILDAVTVPFRANGLLGATTTRSRARGGSDHTSFNEAGLPGISVGQDPIEYQSHTWHTNLDTYERIIESDAIQSAEAVAAAVYHLATRDEKLPRVTRETIPAKPGPPAGPTTSAAPATSGTTSRP, encoded by the coding sequence ATGCAGACTCGACGAGTGTTGGGCATCGCTTCGGCGCTGGTACTCACCCTGGTTTCCGGCGCCGCCCTGCGTGCCCAGCCGGCCTCGATCTCGGCCGAACGCGTCGATCAGGACGTGCTCTGGAAGATCCGGCGCGAAGCCCACGAGCACTCGCAGATCCTGAAGACGCTGCACGTGCTGACCGACGTGTACGGGCCACGGCTCACCGGCTCGCCCAACCTGCGCGCCGCGCAGGACTGGCTCCTCCGGCAGGCGACGACGTGGGGCCTGAAGAATGCGCACCTGGAGCCCTGGAGCTTCGGGCACCCGGGGTGGGCCAACGAGAGGACGGCCGTGTTCCTGACCTCGCCCGTGAAGGACTCGCTGGTGGTGGAGCCGTTGGCGTGGACGCCGGGGACGCCAGGGACGGTCACCGCATCGGCCCTCCTCATCGAGGTACCGGCGAGCCCGACGCAGGCCGAGCTCGACGCCGCGCTCGATGCGCTCCGCGGCACGCTGAAGGGCCGTGCCGTGCTCGTCGGCCGTCCGGCATCGCCCGGCGTCGCCTTCAACCCCGTGGCCAAGCGTCGGGATGACGCCGACGTCCGCGCGCAGCTGTCGGGCTCGGGCGGCGCGTTCGGTCCGCCACGTGCCGCTGCCACGCCGCGTCCCGGCGCGCTGACGTCCATCGAGACCGACAACCAGGTCAACGCGTTCCTCGTCGCCGAGGGCGCGGCGCTGCGGCTCAACGACGCCGGCTTCGAGCACGGCCGCATCCGCGCGTTCAACAACCGGACGTTCGATGTGAGCCGCGCGGTGCCCACCATCGTCGTGCGCAACGAGGACTACGGCCGCATCGCCCGCCTGCTCGACGGCGGCCGTTCCGTCGAGCTCGAGGCCACGATCGTCAACACGGTCCACCCCGAGGGCAGCACGCAGTACACCGTGGTCGCCGAGATTCCCGGCACCGACAAGGCCCGGGAAGTGGTGCTGCTCGGTGGGCATCTCGACTCGTGGCACGCGGCGACGGGCGCCACAGACAACGCCATCGGATCCGCGGTGATGCTGGAGGCGATCCGCATCCTGCAGGCTGTGGGCGCGAAGCCGCGCCGCACCATCCGCGTGGTGCTCTGGAGCGGTGAAGAGCAGGGCCTGCTCGGCTCGCAGGCGTACGTGGCCGAGCACTACGGTTCGTTCGAGAACCCGAAGCCGGAGTTCGAGCACTTCAACGGCTACTTCAACGTCGACATGGGCACGGGCAAGGCGCGGTCACTGACGGTGTTCGGCCCTCCCGAAACGGCCGCGATTCTCGACGCCGTGACGGTGCCCTTCCGCGCGAACGGTCTGCTCGGCGCCACCACCACGCGATCGCGCGCGCGCGGCGGCTCCGACCACACGTCGTTCAACGAAGCAGGCCTCCCGGGCATCAGCGTCGGCCAGGATCCCATCGAGTACCAGTCGCACACCTGGCACACCAATCTCGACACCTACGAACGCATCATCGAGAGCGACGCCATCCAGTCGGCCGAGGCCGTGGCGGCCGCCGTGTATCATCTCGCCACTCGCGACGAGAAGCTGCCCCGGGTCACGCGCGAGACGATTCCAGCGAAGCCGGGACCGCCGGCTGGTCCCACCACCTCCGCGGCGCCGGCCACCTCCGGCACGACGTCGCGGCCGTAA
- a CDS encoding M28 family peptidase: MRITTRTLTRLACSTITVAIAGFTLLGGSTSAQEREDRTLLPWDQLRAIINEASGERAMHHVLELVPYPRIRSRAEYEGHFRENEVIARFATEYGFDDVKVESFPTAQRSWQGWQGELWITAPETRKLYDIHDVAISLAPNSENGDVTAEVVDVGVGERPEDYAHKDVKGKVVLGSATATTLQRLAVFERGAVGVISWNALRPESYPDAILSASIGGNAPQGRTPGFGWIVSPRVGRELADTLGKGQSLTVRSIVRAETFPGELETVHATIKGDGSTDQAVVISAHLHEGYIKQGANDDASGSGLILEMGRTYIRLIKEGKLPRPRRTVHFLWVPEISGTNAWLDAHPEVARTLIADLNFDMEGLGLARSGSRWVLHRTPDTFPTYLNDVGQSVMEWVAAINQERVRFRDNGYRFTLPILSPNGSQDPFYISVEKHYGSSDHVVYMQRGVPALMFITWPDMWYHSSQDTPDKLDPTQFRRAAVVGTASLSLLASAGDATAIKVAGESLARGTERLGTAERKGLGYLADATDAASLPIAYAEAKNAVAHQQGVERAVLASVKDLFADATGGTRSLATLLPLVDGRAAALQADITAYHALRAQQLGVTPVEPTRTAAEVEASRIVAARVPGGRMLGRRGRNQPLLDSLPPADRALVASVETKLPQHMRAELDLLLQKGDRTVLQIRDFLAGEFDPLPADDLLAYLRAMERIGGVTLTAK; this comes from the coding sequence ATGCGCATCACGACACGTACCCTGACGAGACTCGCCTGTTCGACCATCACCGTAGCCATCGCCGGCTTCACGCTCCTGGGTGGAAGCACCTCCGCTCAGGAGCGCGAGGACCGGACGCTGCTGCCGTGGGACCAGCTGCGGGCCATCATCAACGAAGCCTCGGGCGAGCGCGCCATGCACCACGTGCTGGAGCTGGTGCCCTACCCGCGCATCCGCTCGCGGGCCGAATACGAAGGACACTTCCGCGAGAACGAGGTCATCGCGCGCTTCGCCACCGAGTACGGGTTCGACGATGTGAAGGTCGAGTCGTTCCCGACCGCGCAGCGCTCGTGGCAAGGTTGGCAGGGCGAGCTGTGGATCACCGCACCCGAGACCCGGAAGCTGTACGACATCCACGACGTGGCCATCTCGCTCGCGCCCAACAGCGAGAACGGCGACGTCACAGCAGAGGTCGTCGACGTGGGAGTCGGCGAACGTCCAGAGGACTACGCCCACAAGGACGTGAAGGGCAAGGTGGTCCTGGGGTCGGCCACGGCCACCACGCTCCAGCGGCTCGCCGTGTTCGAGCGCGGCGCCGTGGGCGTCATCAGCTGGAACGCGCTGCGTCCGGAGTCCTACCCCGATGCCATCCTCTCGGCGAGCATCGGCGGCAACGCACCGCAGGGGCGGACGCCCGGCTTCGGCTGGATCGTCTCGCCGCGCGTGGGACGCGAACTGGCCGACACGCTCGGCAAGGGACAGTCGCTCACGGTCCGATCGATCGTCCGCGCCGAGACGTTCCCGGGCGAGCTCGAGACCGTCCACGCCACTATCAAGGGCGACGGCAGCACGGACCAGGCGGTCGTCATCTCGGCGCACCTGCACGAGGGCTACATCAAGCAGGGCGCCAACGACGATGCGTCGGGATCCGGGCTGATCCTCGAGATGGGCCGGACGTATATCCGGCTGATCAAGGAGGGCAAGCTGCCTCGGCCGCGGCGCACCGTCCACTTCCTGTGGGTGCCGGAGATCAGCGGCACGAACGCGTGGCTCGACGCCCATCCGGAAGTGGCCAGAACGCTCATCGCCGATCTGAACTTCGACATGGAAGGCCTCGGCCTCGCGCGGAGCGGGAGCCGCTGGGTGCTGCACCGCACGCCCGACACGTTCCCGACGTACCTGAACGACGTCGGCCAGAGTGTCATGGAGTGGGTCGCCGCCATCAACCAGGAACGCGTGCGCTTCCGCGACAACGGCTACCGCTTCACGCTGCCGATCCTCTCGCCCAACGGCAGCCAGGATCCCTTCTACATCAGCGTGGAGAAGCACTATGGGTCGAGCGACCACGTCGTCTACATGCAGCGGGGCGTGCCCGCGCTCATGTTCATCACATGGCCCGACATGTGGTACCACTCGTCGCAGGACACGCCAGACAAGCTCGACCCGACGCAGTTCCGTCGGGCCGCCGTCGTGGGGACCGCCTCGCTGTCGCTGCTCGCGTCGGCAGGCGACGCCACTGCGATCAAGGTCGCGGGTGAATCACTCGCGCGCGGCACCGAGCGCCTCGGCACCGCCGAACGCAAGGGGCTCGGGTATCTCGCCGACGCCACCGACGCGGCCTCGCTCCCCATTGCGTACGCGGAGGCGAAGAACGCCGTCGCGCATCAGCAGGGCGTGGAGCGCGCGGTCCTGGCGTCGGTGAAGGACCTCTTCGCCGATGCGACAGGAGGCACACGATCGCTGGCGACGCTCCTGCCGCTGGTGGATGGCCGTGCCGCGGCACTGCAGGCCGACATCACGGCGTATCACGCGCTGCGCGCGCAGCAACTCGGCGTGACGCCCGTCGAGCCCACACGCACGGCCGCCGAGGTCGAAGCGTCCCGCATCGTCGCGGCGCGCGTGCCGGGTGGCCGGATGCTGGGACGGCGCGGACGCAACCAGCCGCTGCTCGACAGCCTGCCGCCTGCCGACCGCGCGCTCGTGGCGTCGGTGGAGACGAAGCTGCCGCAGCACATGCGCGCGGAGCTCGACCTCCTGTTGCAGAAGGGCGACCGGACGGTCCTGCAGATCCGCGATTTCCTCGCGGGTGAGTTCGATCCGCTGCCGGCCGATGATCTCCTCGCCTACCTCCGTGCGATGGAGCGGATCGGCGGCGTCACGTTGACCGCGAAATAG
- a CDS encoding PQQ-dependent sugar dehydrogenase, producing MSVSIALAVAVGVSVGAGSVASQTAPVQTAPQNAPHLERAFDEQTRAPERRSGVAFDTVTIASGLENPWGIAFLPNGRFLVTEKPGRLRVVEATGALSEPVAGVPAVDARGQGGLLGVALDPEFANNGLVYWSYAEGRDDDTNNTAVARGRLTVGAGAPRLEDVQVIFRQAPSLGSRLHFGSRLVFERGGNTLFVTLGDRSILPGRMQAQQMDSLLGKVVRINRDGSIPGDNPLVGKDGVRPEIWSYGHRNVQGATLNPATGELWTIEHGPRGGDELNIARKGRDYGWPTITYGIEYDGRPIGESLTQQANMEQPVYYWDPVIAPGGMTFYTGALFPAWRNSLFIGGLASRALVRLTVEGERVTGEERLLADLNARIRDVAQGPDGALYLLTDEQNGRLLKLVPKP from the coding sequence GTGTCGGTGTCGATCGCACTGGCGGTCGCCGTTGGCGTCTCTGTGGGCGCCGGTTCGGTGGCGTCGCAGACTGCGCCCGTGCAGACGGCGCCTCAGAATGCGCCGCATCTCGAGCGGGCGTTCGACGAGCAGACGCGCGCGCCAGAACGCCGGTCCGGCGTCGCATTCGATACCGTGACCATCGCGAGTGGCCTCGAGAATCCCTGGGGCATCGCCTTCCTCCCGAATGGACGGTTTCTCGTGACAGAGAAGCCGGGACGACTGCGCGTGGTGGAGGCCACTGGTGCGCTGTCGGAACCGGTGGCGGGCGTACCCGCCGTGGATGCGCGAGGACAGGGCGGGCTGCTGGGTGTGGCGCTCGATCCGGAGTTTGCCAACAACGGGCTGGTCTACTGGAGCTATGCGGAAGGTCGAGACGACGACACCAACAACACCGCCGTTGCGCGTGGCCGCCTGACGGTGGGCGCCGGCGCGCCGCGCCTGGAGGACGTACAGGTCATCTTCCGGCAGGCCCCGTCGCTCGGCTCGAGGCTCCATTTCGGCAGTCGACTGGTGTTCGAGCGCGGCGGCAACACGCTATTTGTCACACTCGGCGATCGCTCGATCCTGCCGGGACGGATGCAGGCGCAGCAGATGGACAGCCTCCTCGGAAAGGTCGTGCGCATCAATCGCGACGGTTCGATTCCCGGGGACAACCCCTTGGTCGGAAAGGACGGCGTTCGGCCGGAGATCTGGTCGTACGGCCATCGCAACGTACAAGGCGCGACGCTCAACCCGGCGACGGGCGAGTTGTGGACGATCGAGCACGGTCCGCGAGGCGGCGACGAACTCAACATCGCGCGGAAGGGCAGGGACTATGGCTGGCCCACGATCACGTACGGCATCGAGTACGACGGTCGGCCCATCGGCGAGAGCCTGACGCAGCAGGCGAACATGGAACAGCCGGTCTACTACTGGGATCCCGTGATCGCACCTGGTGGCATGACGTTCTACACCGGCGCGCTCTTCCCTGCGTGGCGCAACAGCCTGTTCATTGGTGGCCTGGCGTCCCGCGCTCTCGTTCGTCTCACAGTGGAAGGGGAACGGGTGACCGGCGAAGAGCGTTTGCTGGCGGACCTGAACGCCCGCATTCGTGACGTGGCTCAGGGGCCTGACGGCGCACTCTACCTTCTGACCGACGAACAGAACGGCAGGCTGCTCAAGCTCGTCCCGAAGCCCTGA
- a CDS encoding cupin domain-containing protein, whose protein sequence is MPNFIDPASAFALADLVTLTPHGIASRVIAKNGGGTVTLFAFDAGEALSEHTAPFDALVVVLDGSFTLTIGGAPVEATAGMVVRMPAGVPHAVDATVPSRMLLVMLRERPA, encoded by the coding sequence ATGCCCAACTTCATCGATCCCGCATCCGCCTTCGCCCTCGCCGATCTCGTCACGCTCACGCCGCACGGCATTGCCAGCCGCGTGATCGCGAAGAATGGCGGCGGCACCGTCACGCTGTTCGCCTTCGACGCCGGTGAGGCGCTCAGCGAGCACACGGCGCCATTCGACGCGCTCGTCGTCGTACTCGACGGTTCGTTCACGCTGACGATCGGCGGTGCGCCCGTCGAGGCGACGGCCGGAATGGTCGTGCGGATGCCGGCGGGCGTGCCGCACGCCGTGGACGCGACGGTGCCGTCGCGCATGCTGCTCGTGATGCTGCGGGAACGGCCTGCATGA
- a CDS encoding NAD(P)-dependent alcohol dehydrogenase: MQAVRFVGVGFPARLEDVPTPAPGPGQVLIKIGGAGVCHSDLHVMEEELGFTPPFTLGHENAGWVAGLGQGVTGFKEGDAVAVYGPWGCGRCHACQLSMENYCENWAQMGTFGGGLGSDGGMAEYMLVPSARLLVGLGDLSPARAAPLSDAALTPYHAIKRALPALHAGTTVVVLGVGGLGHMAVQLLRVLAPVRIVAADVNDGRLQQAKELGADDIVNNSDVDAAAERILRIVGPRGAGLVLDCVGVQSTIDLGARVLGRNSIWTILGLGSGHHDFRHGSTPYGTTMSIPYWGSRIELMEVIAMARDGRIHAETIEFPLTQAVEVYRTLKEGGIRGRAVLVPGA; this comes from the coding sequence ATGCAAGCTGTCCGGTTCGTCGGTGTCGGTTTCCCAGCCAGACTCGAGGACGTGCCCACGCCCGCGCCGGGTCCTGGCCAGGTCCTGATCAAGATTGGCGGTGCTGGCGTCTGCCATTCGGACCTGCACGTCATGGAGGAGGAACTGGGGTTCACGCCTCCGTTCACGCTCGGTCATGAGAATGCCGGGTGGGTGGCAGGACTTGGACAAGGCGTCACGGGGTTCAAGGAAGGCGACGCCGTGGCCGTGTACGGTCCATGGGGGTGCGGTCGCTGCCACGCGTGTCAGCTCTCGATGGAGAACTACTGCGAGAACTGGGCGCAGATGGGGACCTTCGGCGGCGGACTGGGTTCCGATGGCGGCATGGCCGAATACATGCTGGTGCCTTCGGCTCGCCTGCTGGTCGGGCTCGGAGACCTGAGTCCCGCCAGAGCCGCGCCGTTGAGTGACGCCGCACTCACGCCCTATCACGCGATCAAGCGAGCGCTGCCCGCACTCCACGCCGGCACCACCGTCGTCGTCCTCGGCGTTGGTGGGCTCGGGCACATGGCGGTACAACTGCTGCGGGTGCTTGCGCCCGTGCGCATCGTGGCCGCAGACGTGAACGACGGCCGCTTGCAGCAGGCCAAGGAACTCGGCGCAGACGACATCGTCAACAACAGCGATGTCGATGCCGCTGCGGAGCGGATTCTCCGGATCGTCGGTCCGCGTGGTGCCGGGCTCGTGCTCGATTGCGTCGGCGTGCAATCGACCATCGATCTGGGTGCCCGCGTTCTCGGGCGCAACAGCATCTGGACGATTCTCGGCTTGGGCAGTGGGCATCACGACTTCCGTCACGGCAGCACGCCGTACGGCACGACGATGAGTATTCCCTACTGGGGATCCCGCATCGAACTGATGGAAGTGATTGCGATGGCGCGCGACGGACGGATCCACGCCGAAACCATCGAATTCCCGCTGACGCAGGCGGTCGAGGTGTATCGCACGCTGAAAGAGGGTGGCATTCGAGGGCGTGCGGTGCTCGTCCCGGGTGCGTGA